The genomic region aGGAAAATGTCGTCCTACTGCCGGCAATAAGAAAGTTCGGAACAAATTATACTTCTAACTATTATCCAGACAAAAAGAAGCAACTACTGAAGAAGCTATTCAGGCACTATATGACAGGAATAAAGTCGGAGcagaataagaaagaaaattaactaCAGCAGGCCGGTTAACAATCTGTACCGgataaaaaattctttacaaCTAAACAGAAAAATCCAAAGCATGATGTCCAAATAACAAAAAGCAGGTTCAGATTACAAATAATGCAACGGTAACATTTATGGTAATTAAAACCTTCTTTAAATCACTACTACTGTTTTGGACAAATTAACAGAGAGAAGtaaaaatccttaaaattttaaattatattaaatttttttaaacttattcaattttaaaacaattgcTTCAAAATTAAACAGTTatgttcaaaaatattttactaatctttttaaaattaaatactatcaAAAGAAAACTGGACATAAAAACAGCTCAAACGCATTCCAAAACAACCCAAcccaaaacactaaaaaaatgaaaacaaaaccaAATCCGTGGCCGGAGCAAAAAGATGGATCACAAACCAGTATGCAAAAAGAGAACACAGATTTAGAGACTTTCACAATAGAAGCAACTTACTGTGCATTTGCAAATAGGGTCAGACAGCCTCCAAGCGGGATAAAAGCCCAAAAGGCCATAAACTAAGGACGGCACAGGCCCAAACGCCAAAACAGAAGCCCTAAAAGAGAAACCGAAACAGTATttagcaaagaaaaaaataaaaggaaatataaaGTAGACGGAAACaaacaaattgaagaaaaaaaaagaacatctAGTACAAGATAAAGAACCAAAAAGTACCACACCGAGATCCATAATTTCAACGGAACGTAACAGTGACTCTTTGAATAAGAAAACAGGAAACCCTGGCAAAAGTCCACTGAAAAGATTAGTAGAAAGAAGCAtatatttgaaactaaaaacagagatgaaaaggaaagaaacaaagTTAAATACATATTCATCCATGAAATGAATCTCCAATGAATTAGGGGATTTCAAAAATCACAAATAACAGAAACGATAAACAAAACTTAGGGTTTCTCTACCTAATGTACCGTATTTGTGTGTGTGAAGAAAGAAAGGACAAGAAAGGAGGCTGGGAGAAAGAAAAGAGgacaaaaggaaaatatttgaaaagaatggaaaaaacAGTAGTTAAGAAAGGAGAAAGGAACGTTTACGGTTTAGGTAGATAATAGATCAAACCTTTTCTAACCCAATAGCGGagtagattttaaataaaaatcaaacggCAAAACTGAGTTGAAGCAACTGACTAACGAGCATTAGAATTCATGCAGTTTGATAGTTTGGAGCGAAAAAGGCAGTCAGAGGACCATATGAGTGCACCAACACTCGGTACATGTGACACGCACGCATCTTATATGGGTatgtttgacttttttttttttggtaagttTTTCTCTATATTAACCCAACTCTTCATTTTGCCTAAATAACTATCGTGTCTGAATTCATCTCCAACACATGCTCAGACATGGGCATCGAGATATAGTCCTCCAAAAGTCCTCCAAATACATGCGATCCtagaaaaaactgaaaatactCAGGTCAGATGCCTATGTCCAATACTTACACCGAAGTCCGAGTAACATAACctttcatgtatttggagggtcaTATGCTATACCCACGTCCGGGAATGTGTTGAACATGgatactttaagaaaaatgaaaattaaagcaACACAGGATGATAGTTTTTAATTTGCTTTATTCAGTATGGTCAATTCCACAGGCTGCTAGACTAGTCACCATATTCTGCAGAAAGCATTATCAGCATAACCCTATTGTCAAACTAATTCCCTGATAAGCAGAACCATGTTTAACCTTGAATGTACATTTAAcagaattttaacaatttatacaAAGGCACAATTGTTAAACAATTTCACTAGAAATGAAGTATGTGGTCTTAGTTGAACTTTAGGCATTATATCCATAAAAGAAATATGGGTATCACGTTAAACTGGCATCTAAAATCCCCATTTATCTCAAGTTTTAGGGCATTAAAGAATGAATTTAAGCCATGGCAGAGTGCATAACAACATAAAGCATAACAAGGAATCTGCGGAATTCAACTTTAGTTTCACAAAAATTGCCATCACCTCATAAATTCTCTTCAACTCCGTGTATGCCATGCTGATCCTTATGAATGAAAatactattaatttaatagcattGGGGCTTGAAGATATCCGCTTTTGAATTCCACTGCAAGgtaatccaaaaatattttaaaagcagCATTTAGAATCAAATAGTTTCCCTTCACAATAAGTTTAACCAGAGATCTGTCATAGCAGTATAATTAGCatttaatttggataatttaAACATGAAGATCAATCCAACATACAGAATGAGAAAGAGAACATTTATCACAAAAGAAAGTTATTTTGATTCATCGGAGTAAGTAAAATCTTTAATCAACTAATCATGCATGGCTCAACCATCTagaattaatctaaaattaaaatgtgtaaCTCTCGTATCTAAAAAATGAACATCAATACTAGGGGTAAAAACCAGATACATGTGCCCACAAGTCACTTGGATTCGGCTACAAGTAAAACTCAAATCAATTCAGTCATTGTCAAGTTGAACTCAAGCTTGATAACCTTACTCGGATTTGgcaaagagaaggaaaaaaaaaactcaaataaattcaagtgaAAAGCATgtatcaaaaactaaaaaacagaGATGTTCccataaaaaaaacatagttAGGGGGATtgcataaatcataaaaaacagAAACAGAGGAGAAAACTTAGGATTTGTACCTCGAAAAAGTACAcaggaaacaaaaaaaacagaACAAACAGATCGAGATCAATAGATTTGAAACACGAAACGAAACAGTGATGTCTAAACCTGAAAAccaaaaaccataaaatagaaatgaaaaggcaaaagacaaaaacaaaaacaaagacaaaggcaaagaaatgaaaaagcaAACCCAAGTAAAGATTCATACATGAAATCAGTCTCCGAAAAAGCAACCAAAAAGAAACAGACAGACCCATATCCATAGATTTCAAACACAGAGCGAAACAGTGAATGGTAAACCTGAACCAAAATCCccatttatgttttatttttttctttacattttattaactgCTTACGAAAACTCTCTTAAACTCACTTTAATACCAAAGCACATACATAGATCCTTTCCTTTGATCCAATTAAGGAACTTAGCAAGAAAAGATAGTACCAGCATAAcatgtttacttttcaattGATCTCAAACACATTTTTCCCCAATATCCTGTATTTAAAAAAGTAGATTTCTAGCTAGTTACTTGGAGTCAGGTGCGAGCCTTATATACGGATATGTATCCAATGTACatgtgttcaatttttttaagctTTTCCATGCATTGGAATGTTTTGTAGGACATATCCTGTATCCAAGTCTGTCTAAGCGTCAGACGCGTGTACTACAAGAAAAATAAGAGCAGGAGCAACAGAGATAACGGATATATAACTATTAGTTctcttttaagaatttattcACATTGCTTAGAAGAAATCACATGTTCTATCAGGGGTAGCATGGAAGAAAGAGAATAGTTTCagttgaatattataatagaaagACCTACAGCTGTCTTACATTATAATAAGGTTGTCGACCAGCAACGCAAGGTGATGTTTCTATTAAACCATATCCATTCTGCACTTCCAGACCAATTGTCTGCACATACGAGCCATCataaaataagagataaatCGACTAAGAACCTTTtcatttgaaaactaaaaacataTTAGCATCTAACCTCATAAAACTTTTCAATATGCGTTGGCAAACTTCCACCTCCGTTGTTGGCAGTCTAGAGGATGatagaaaataatcaataaaaccCAGAACAGAAATACTAGAAATGctgaacaaagaaaaataaaaggaacatTCCAACAAGGATCTTTGAAGCAATACATGCAGGTTTTATTGATTGATAAATAGAGTTCACTTTGAAGCTGGAAGATAATTTTTCAATAAGTTTATGTAGCTAATATATCAAACCTTTTGTATCCCAATAGCAGAGCGGATTTTTTTGTAGACAAACTTTGTTGGTAAGACATGCAATGGCCACAATATTGTAGCAATAGTTTTAGACCATAAGTAGTCGAACATGGATACAATATGTGAAGGTTCCTCAGAATTTCTTGTTAGGCATAGTCCCTattgatcaaataaaaatcaaagggCAAAACTGAGTTGAAACATCTGACTAACAAACATTAGAATTCATCCAGTTTGATAGTTTGGAGTGAAAAAAACAGTCAGAGGACCATATGAGTGCACCAATACTCAGTACATGCTACTTGGACTCAAGTGGGTGCGAGTAGAGGCACGCATCTTATATGGGTatgtttgactttttttttggtaagtTTTTCACTATATTTTAACCCAACTCTTCATTTTGCCTAAATAACTACTGTGTCTGAATTCATCTCCAACACATGCTCGGACATGGGCATCGAGATATGGTCCTCCAAGAGTCCTCCAAAtacatgcaatcctagaaaaaactgaaaatactCAAGTCAGATGCCTATGTCCAACACTTACACCCAAGTCCGAGCAACATAACCATTTCATGTCTTTGGAGGGTCATATGCTATACCCACGGCCGGGAATGTGTTGAACACGGATACTTCaagagaaatgaaaattaaagaaacacatgatgattgtttttaatttactttattcAGTTTGGTCGATTCCACAGACTGCTAGACTAGTCACCATATTATGCAGAAAGCGTTATCAGCATAACCCTATTGTCAAACGAATTCCCTGATAAGTAGAACCATGTTTAACCCGTACATTTAAcagaattttaacaatttatacaAAGGCACAACTGCTTAAACAATTTCACCAGAAATGAAGTTATGTGGTCTTAGTTGAACTTTAAGCATTATGTCCATAAAAGAAATATGGGTATCAGGTTAAACTGGCATCTAATCCCCATTTATCTCAAGTTTTAGGGCAATAAGTAATGAATTTAAGCCATGGGAGAGTGCAAATGaacattaaaattgaaaagaaaatatattggGATAAGAACATTACCGTGCAATACGATGAAGGGAATAGCGTGTCTATTTGGGATACGAATCAATGTAATAGAGATTGACTGCAAAAGAGAGGCCATTGCTGGTGAAATCTTGCAGAGCCAgagtttctttctttcccaaAGCATCCAACAAGAACAACCACAAAGACATCCATAGATTTGAAAAGACGAACCGAAACAATATTTCCTAGGGCTGAAAACCCAAAATCTATGGATGAAGCAAGTGATTTCcatatcagaaaaaaaaaaacagaaacgattgagaaggaagagaagaaaacGGATGAGAgaggaaaattttgaagagagaGATGGTGAAGAATTGGGAAAGTGAAGGAGAGAGGATTTAAATTTCCAACGTGGGAAAGGAAGGGGGTTTGAAAAGACTGATGAAAACGGGCAGAGGGGCTCTTCTCCTGCCAACGGTAACTAGTTATTTAATACACTCATTTAATAAAGTGATAATTGAGTTGTTtagctttcaaattttcatttaatacactcatttttaatattctcaatgtctgaatatatttatttttaaaataattctatttactatatcaaatatataaagaattaaaaaagtaaGTCAAAATTTGATAGATTAGTGATATTAAGTATGGTGACTTGCAAAGAGAAGCCTAAAATTTGAGACGTTATTGGGCATTTTAAACTAATAAGAGAGAAGTTtcgatttgatttatttctccACTaatgtttaatataatttaaataatattttttattcgttcaataaatataattttttaataatatttaaaaatgttgtgatacatattattttattaaataagcTTCTAATTTTATTGAAGATTAGGTTATTCTCAAACCAGGATATCTTAAAATACCTAGTATTCCAGTCTGTTCCAATATGGCCTAACTCCGAACAAGCCAATTCGAGGATAGGAATTTCCTAAACCGGCTAATCACATGGCGGACAGCCATTTTGAAGATTTTCCTAAAATGagaaaaacatatatatgtacgCATTAAAAATCAAAGATGGAGCAGAGAGTTTtgtatcataaaaaaattatgatttgagtTTATATTTGTTAGTTTTTAGAAACATATCTTAGCaataaaatcttataaataCCACTCaaagttttgaaagaaaatgacAATAACAAAaagtaatatgaaaaatagaggaaaaataCAAATCGGAAAAATACAAACATAGTAACTATAAACTAACGAAAAGGACAACAACACCGACACCTACATCCAATGATTTAAATAGACAAGTTGTGTATCGATTATAAACAA from Gossypium raimondii isolate GPD5lz chromosome 1, ASM2569854v1, whole genome shotgun sequence harbors:
- the LOC105772497 gene encoding uncharacterized protein LOC105772497 isoform X2; translation: MDEYGFLFSYSKSHCYVPLKLWISVWASVLAFGPVPSLVYGLLGFYPAWRLSDPICKCTKTKVSLLWTSAIHINPRMLLLDSLTKISFSRCCMRGMIL
- the LOC105772497 gene encoding uncharacterized protein LOC105772497 isoform X1 — its product is MAYTELKRIYEGFLFSYSKSHCYVPLKLWISVWASVLAFGPVPSLVYGLLGFYPAWRLSDPICKCTKTKVSLLWTSAIHINPRMLLLDSLTKISFSRCCMRGMIL